The following proteins come from a genomic window of Chaetodon auriga isolate fChaAug3 chromosome 16, fChaAug3.hap1, whole genome shotgun sequence:
- the LOC143334438 gene encoding uncharacterized protein LOC143334438 isoform X2: MDPLDFLESEELLRFFRCHKTEMSLMENPQTFISQLRDHNLMPEDKYKKMSRMKSKDNKREALYDVLDWLERERSQHIKDFWRCVLKEAILNNYPTLRLLRNRLMDGSFHFDIQLPERVEKEKTDEGKGKEPSDEEEEDEGEKKVKSAKKRRKKTSKNTPDEEGEQAGPSSSLTPDSPLKKGEKSDIWTWGIYKGQLPVTCGNLTGILNRGRLAKGEKCILEEVHKQWFTPTEFERLAGKASFKNWKLSIRCMDTPLGKLIQEGHLKSVRYKGGCKKAKKSLFPSSDSVTVSEGEDDEDENEECDLDKASSSSKESSSDVTDEEEEMEEEEQAGAGRDGGKKVFEVTCGAITGTLYEKRFASGTRGKSIRTEKSWMTPLEFMEEASCHTDASWRKSIMWEGEPLSVLIETKALSIHYLLCKCSLCKPDGKDLENQRNDDECFICKNEDKELVECDHCPRSFHQTCHLPHVEDAILGDSSPWMCTFCVFKSNQGYYYRDDLKREAVTSSQISQHMLKCQYLLLYLWSADKEQIFATNPNLYLKDYSTVIQSPMWLGSVADKLQDQLYQTVGEFVSDIQLIFTNCASYNRENAEILTTGNKLKEIFDREFKNVFNICE; encoded by the exons ATGGACCCGCTGGATTTCCTGGAGTCTGAAGAACTGCTGCGGTTTTTCCGCTGTCACAAAACTGAAATGTCCCTCATGGAGAACCCGCAAACCTTCATCAGCCAGCTCAGGGACCACAACCTGATGCCAGAGGACAAGTACAAG AAGATGAGTCGCATGAAGAGTAAAGACAACAAGAGGGAAGCTCTCTATGACGTTCTGGACTGGCTGGAGAGAGAGCGATCACAGCACATCAAGGATTTCTGGAGGTGTGTCTTGAAGGAGGCCATCCTGAACAATTACCCGACTCTGCGACTGCTGCGCAACAGACTCATGGACG GGTCTTTCCATTTTGACATACAACTCCCTGAGAGGgtggaaaaggaaaagacagatgaAGGGAAAGGGAAGGAGCCTTcggacgaggaagaggaggacgaaggagaaaagaaagtgaaGTCAGcgaaaaagaggagaaaaaagacaagtAAGAACACGCCCgatgaggagggggagcaggccGGTCCATCATCTTCACTGACTCCAG ATTCTCCCCTGAAGAAGGGAGAGAAGAGCGACATTTGGACGTGGGGCATCTATAAGGGCCAGCTGCCCGTGACCTGTGGAAACCTGACAGGGATACTGAACAGAGGCAGGCTGGCTAAag GTGAGAAGTGCATTTTGGAAGAAGTGCACAAACAGTGGTTTACTCCCACCGAATTTGAGAGGTTAGCGGGTAAGGCGAGCTTCAAGAACTGGAAGTTGAGCATTCGATGTATGGACACCCCCCTGGGAAAACTCATACAG gaaGGACACCTGAAATCAGTGAGGTACAAAGGAGGCTGTAAAAAG GCCAAGAAATCACTATTCCCATCTAGTGATTCAGTCACAG TGTCTGAGGGAGAAGAcgatgaagatgaaaatgaagagtGTGACCTGGACAAGGCTTCATCAAGCAGCAAAGAAAGTTCCTCGGATGTCACAG atgaggaggaagagatggaggaagaggagcaggcagGAGCCGGGCGTGACGGTGGCAAGAAGGTGTTCGAAGTCACATGCGGAGCCATAACTGGGACCTTATATGAAAAACGCTTTGCATCAG GGACTCGTGGGAAGAGCATTCGTACTGAGAAAAGCTGGATGACCCCGTTGGAGTTCATGGAGGAGGCATCGTGTCATACAGATGCCTCCTGGAGGAAAAGCATCATGTGGGAAGGGGAACCGCTCAGTGTCCTAATAGAG ACAAAAGCCTTGAGTATCCACTACCTGCTGTGTAAATGCTCACTGTGCAAACCAGATGGTAAAGACCTG GAAAATCAGAGAAATGACGATGAGTGTTTCATCTgtaaaaatgaagacaaagagtTGGTGGAGTGTGATCACTGCCCGCGCTCCTTCCACCAGACATGCCACCTGCCTCATGTGGAGGATGCCATTTTAGG ggaCAGTAGTCCATGGATGTGCACGTTTTGTGTATTTAAAAGCAATCAAGGATACTATTACCGGGATGATCTGAAAAGGGAAGCAGTCACGTCCTCCCAGATATCACAGCACATGCTG AAATGCCAGTATCTCCTCCTGTATCTGTGGAGTGCTGACAAGGAGCAAATATTTGCTACAAACCCAAACCTCTAT TTGAAAGACTACTCCACAGTGATCCAGAGTCCGATGTGGCTGGGCAGTGTAGCTGACAAACTCCAAGACCAGCTCTATCAGACTGTTGGAGAGTTTGTGTCCGACATCCAGCTCATTTTCACCAACTGTGCCTCATACAACCGA GAGAATGCTGAAATCCTCACCACGGGCAACAAACTGAAGGAGATATTTGACAGAGAATTTAAAAACGTGTTCAACATCTGTGAATAG
- the LOC143334438 gene encoding uncharacterized protein LOC143334438 isoform X3, with protein sequence MDPLDFLESEELLRFFRCHKTEMSLMENPQTFISQLRDHNLMPEDKYKKMSRMKSKDNKREALYDVLDWLERERSQHIKDFWRCVLKEAILNNYPTLRLLRNRLMDGSFHFDIQLPERVEKEKTDEGKGKEPSDEEEEDEGEKKVKSAKKRRKKTNSPLKKGEKSDIWTWGIYKGQLPVTCGNLTGILNRGRLAKGEKCILEEVHKQWFTPTEFERLAGKASFKNWKLSIRCMDTPLGKLIQEGHLKSVRYKGGCKKAKKSLFPSSDSVTVSEGEDDEDENEECDLDKASSSSKESSSDVTDEEEEMEEEEQAGAGRDGGKKVFEVTCGAITGTLYEKRFASGTRGKSIRTEKSWMTPLEFMEEASCHTDASWRKSIMWEGEPLSVLIETKALSIHYLLCKCSLCKPDGKDLENQRNDDECFICKNEDKELVECDHCPRSFHQTCHLPHVEDAILGDSSPWMCTFCVFKSNQGYYYRDDLKREAVTSSQISQHMLKCQYLLLYLWSADKEQIFATNPNLYLKDYSTVIQSPMWLGSVADKLQDQLYQTVGEFVSDIQLIFTNCASYNRENAEILTTGNKLKEIFDREFKNVFNICE encoded by the exons ATGGACCCGCTGGATTTCCTGGAGTCTGAAGAACTGCTGCGGTTTTTCCGCTGTCACAAAACTGAAATGTCCCTCATGGAGAACCCGCAAACCTTCATCAGCCAGCTCAGGGACCACAACCTGATGCCAGAGGACAAGTACAAG AAGATGAGTCGCATGAAGAGTAAAGACAACAAGAGGGAAGCTCTCTATGACGTTCTGGACTGGCTGGAGAGAGAGCGATCACAGCACATCAAGGATTTCTGGAGGTGTGTCTTGAAGGAGGCCATCCTGAACAATTACCCGACTCTGCGACTGCTGCGCAACAGACTCATGGACG GGTCTTTCCATTTTGACATACAACTCCCTGAGAGGgtggaaaaggaaaagacagatgaAGGGAAAGGGAAGGAGCCTTcggacgaggaagaggaggacgaaggagaaaagaaagtgaaGTCAGcgaaaaagaggagaaaaaagacaa ATTCTCCCCTGAAGAAGGGAGAGAAGAGCGACATTTGGACGTGGGGCATCTATAAGGGCCAGCTGCCCGTGACCTGTGGAAACCTGACAGGGATACTGAACAGAGGCAGGCTGGCTAAag GTGAGAAGTGCATTTTGGAAGAAGTGCACAAACAGTGGTTTACTCCCACCGAATTTGAGAGGTTAGCGGGTAAGGCGAGCTTCAAGAACTGGAAGTTGAGCATTCGATGTATGGACACCCCCCTGGGAAAACTCATACAG gaaGGACACCTGAAATCAGTGAGGTACAAAGGAGGCTGTAAAAAG GCCAAGAAATCACTATTCCCATCTAGTGATTCAGTCACAG TGTCTGAGGGAGAAGAcgatgaagatgaaaatgaagagtGTGACCTGGACAAGGCTTCATCAAGCAGCAAAGAAAGTTCCTCGGATGTCACAG atgaggaggaagagatggaggaagaggagcaggcagGAGCCGGGCGTGACGGTGGCAAGAAGGTGTTCGAAGTCACATGCGGAGCCATAACTGGGACCTTATATGAAAAACGCTTTGCATCAG GGACTCGTGGGAAGAGCATTCGTACTGAGAAAAGCTGGATGACCCCGTTGGAGTTCATGGAGGAGGCATCGTGTCATACAGATGCCTCCTGGAGGAAAAGCATCATGTGGGAAGGGGAACCGCTCAGTGTCCTAATAGAG ACAAAAGCCTTGAGTATCCACTACCTGCTGTGTAAATGCTCACTGTGCAAACCAGATGGTAAAGACCTG GAAAATCAGAGAAATGACGATGAGTGTTTCATCTgtaaaaatgaagacaaagagtTGGTGGAGTGTGATCACTGCCCGCGCTCCTTCCACCAGACATGCCACCTGCCTCATGTGGAGGATGCCATTTTAGG ggaCAGTAGTCCATGGATGTGCACGTTTTGTGTATTTAAAAGCAATCAAGGATACTATTACCGGGATGATCTGAAAAGGGAAGCAGTCACGTCCTCCCAGATATCACAGCACATGCTG AAATGCCAGTATCTCCTCCTGTATCTGTGGAGTGCTGACAAGGAGCAAATATTTGCTACAAACCCAAACCTCTAT TTGAAAGACTACTCCACAGTGATCCAGAGTCCGATGTGGCTGGGCAGTGTAGCTGACAAACTCCAAGACCAGCTCTATCAGACTGTTGGAGAGTTTGTGTCCGACATCCAGCTCATTTTCACCAACTGTGCCTCATACAACCGA GAGAATGCTGAAATCCTCACCACGGGCAACAAACTGAAGGAGATATTTGACAGAGAATTTAAAAACGTGTTCAACATCTGTGAATAG
- the LOC143334438 gene encoding uncharacterized protein LOC143334438 isoform X1 encodes MDPLDFLESEELLRFFRCHKTEMSLMENPQTFISQLRDHNLMPEDKYKKMSRMKSKDNKREALYDVLDWLERERSQHIKDFWRCVLKEAILNNYPTLRLLRNRLMDGSFHFDIQLPERVEKEKTDEGKGKEPSDEEEEDEGEKKVKSAKKRRKKTSKNTPDEEGEQAGPSSSLTPGQKKKSKKICFYSPLKKGEKSDIWTWGIYKGQLPVTCGNLTGILNRGRLAKGEKCILEEVHKQWFTPTEFERLAGKASFKNWKLSIRCMDTPLGKLIQEGHLKSVRYKGGCKKAKKSLFPSSDSVTVSEGEDDEDENEECDLDKASSSSKESSSDVTDEEEEMEEEEQAGAGRDGGKKVFEVTCGAITGTLYEKRFASGTRGKSIRTEKSWMTPLEFMEEASCHTDASWRKSIMWEGEPLSVLIETKALSIHYLLCKCSLCKPDGKDLENQRNDDECFICKNEDKELVECDHCPRSFHQTCHLPHVEDAILGDSSPWMCTFCVFKSNQGYYYRDDLKREAVTSSQISQHMLKCQYLLLYLWSADKEQIFATNPNLYLKDYSTVIQSPMWLGSVADKLQDQLYQTVGEFVSDIQLIFTNCASYNRENAEILTTGNKLKEIFDREFKNVFNICE; translated from the exons ATGGACCCGCTGGATTTCCTGGAGTCTGAAGAACTGCTGCGGTTTTTCCGCTGTCACAAAACTGAAATGTCCCTCATGGAGAACCCGCAAACCTTCATCAGCCAGCTCAGGGACCACAACCTGATGCCAGAGGACAAGTACAAG AAGATGAGTCGCATGAAGAGTAAAGACAACAAGAGGGAAGCTCTCTATGACGTTCTGGACTGGCTGGAGAGAGAGCGATCACAGCACATCAAGGATTTCTGGAGGTGTGTCTTGAAGGAGGCCATCCTGAACAATTACCCGACTCTGCGACTGCTGCGCAACAGACTCATGGACG GGTCTTTCCATTTTGACATACAACTCCCTGAGAGGgtggaaaaggaaaagacagatgaAGGGAAAGGGAAGGAGCCTTcggacgaggaagaggaggacgaaggagaaaagaaagtgaaGTCAGcgaaaaagaggagaaaaaagacaagtAAGAACACGCCCgatgaggagggggagcaggccGGTCCATCATCTTCACTGACTCCAGGTCAGAAGAAAAAGTCTAAGAAAATATGCTTCT ATTCTCCCCTGAAGAAGGGAGAGAAGAGCGACATTTGGACGTGGGGCATCTATAAGGGCCAGCTGCCCGTGACCTGTGGAAACCTGACAGGGATACTGAACAGAGGCAGGCTGGCTAAag GTGAGAAGTGCATTTTGGAAGAAGTGCACAAACAGTGGTTTACTCCCACCGAATTTGAGAGGTTAGCGGGTAAGGCGAGCTTCAAGAACTGGAAGTTGAGCATTCGATGTATGGACACCCCCCTGGGAAAACTCATACAG gaaGGACACCTGAAATCAGTGAGGTACAAAGGAGGCTGTAAAAAG GCCAAGAAATCACTATTCCCATCTAGTGATTCAGTCACAG TGTCTGAGGGAGAAGAcgatgaagatgaaaatgaagagtGTGACCTGGACAAGGCTTCATCAAGCAGCAAAGAAAGTTCCTCGGATGTCACAG atgaggaggaagagatggaggaagaggagcaggcagGAGCCGGGCGTGACGGTGGCAAGAAGGTGTTCGAAGTCACATGCGGAGCCATAACTGGGACCTTATATGAAAAACGCTTTGCATCAG GGACTCGTGGGAAGAGCATTCGTACTGAGAAAAGCTGGATGACCCCGTTGGAGTTCATGGAGGAGGCATCGTGTCATACAGATGCCTCCTGGAGGAAAAGCATCATGTGGGAAGGGGAACCGCTCAGTGTCCTAATAGAG ACAAAAGCCTTGAGTATCCACTACCTGCTGTGTAAATGCTCACTGTGCAAACCAGATGGTAAAGACCTG GAAAATCAGAGAAATGACGATGAGTGTTTCATCTgtaaaaatgaagacaaagagtTGGTGGAGTGTGATCACTGCCCGCGCTCCTTCCACCAGACATGCCACCTGCCTCATGTGGAGGATGCCATTTTAGG ggaCAGTAGTCCATGGATGTGCACGTTTTGTGTATTTAAAAGCAATCAAGGATACTATTACCGGGATGATCTGAAAAGGGAAGCAGTCACGTCCTCCCAGATATCACAGCACATGCTG AAATGCCAGTATCTCCTCCTGTATCTGTGGAGTGCTGACAAGGAGCAAATATTTGCTACAAACCCAAACCTCTAT TTGAAAGACTACTCCACAGTGATCCAGAGTCCGATGTGGCTGGGCAGTGTAGCTGACAAACTCCAAGACCAGCTCTATCAGACTGTTGGAGAGTTTGTGTCCGACATCCAGCTCATTTTCACCAACTGTGCCTCATACAACCGA GAGAATGCTGAAATCCTCACCACGGGCAACAAACTGAAGGAGATATTTGACAGAGAATTTAAAAACGTGTTCAACATCTGTGAATAG
- the LOC143334303 gene encoding uncharacterized protein LOC143334303 produces MCVYVSAMEGNLQGGSGDVAAMHVKTEAVDENTSALVLGSQESPAPCGDTACRGGGGGGGGVDQTAEELADTELQAATTSTPVLLYPVSTERFFTTSGDGKTYLKIAPASSMPPAPSEKTLPSGSDFSSKAVLCLIEAVGRRWGLYETRERSQLFQSVQEEMASKGHVLPVEKIRRKWNNLIVTYKRVKDRSRETGHAKTSWEFFDLMDATLCDTVGTQIINNKRNKGGSVSTLPGPLAKIAAKPQVPQPPAIIHPHGDFGSPGVVESLGQGAVSSQNIRSTAAITSMTTATFSPANAAELKPLIVLNSDIVTTSIHPATVVPSPSFISSPCFTETASTSPSLASSSNTDLNTSHCIGRKAPSLSSGVIPFRLSNAPLGNNQNLLGLSSFPPTTSCLTSSLSTSLSATTMSGAEGQNQKGNEEQTSTTLFQEILKRQEEQAYLDRVARRRVEAREKRRERREVRMAESLGRIATALELLSSKHDTVIALLQRLADRK; encoded by the exons atgtgtgtttatgtgtcagCCATGGAGGGAAATCTGCAAGGAGGCAGCGGCGACGTCGCAGCGATGCATGTGAAGACTGAAGCGGTCGATGAGAACACATCTGCGCTGGTTTTGGGCAGTCAGGAGTCGCCTGCGCCCTGCGGAGATACCgcatgcagaggaggaggaggaggaggaggaggagtggatcagactgcagaggagcTGGCTGACACAGAGCTGCAAGCAGCCACGACGTCTactcctgtgctgctgt ATCCGGTGAGTACAGAACGCTTCTTCACCACCTCAGGGGATGGAAAAACTTACCTGAAGATAGCTCCAG CTTCATCGATGCCACCAGCCCCTTCGGAGAAGACCCTTCCCTCCGGCTCCGATTTCTCCTCCAAAGCTGTTTTGTGCCTGATCGAGGCCGTCGGACGCCGCTGGGGCCTGTATGAGACTCGCGAACGCTCACAGCTCTTCCAGAGCGTGCAGGAGGAGATGGCCTCCAAGGGGCATGTGCTTCCTGTCGAAAAGATCCGCCGCAAGTGGAACAACCTCATTGTCACGTACAAGAGGGTTAAAGACCGCAGCCGGGAGACAGGACACGCTAAAACGTCCTGGGAGTTCTTTGAT TTGATGGATGCCACACTCTGTGACACTGTTGGCACTCAGATcatcaacaacaaaagaaacaaaggtGGAAGCGTTTCTACGCTGCCCGGCCCTTTGGCAAAGATCGCTGCGAAACCACAGGTTCCGCAGCCCCCCGCCATCATCCACCCTCACGGGGACTTTGGTTCGCCCGGGGTTGTGGAATCGCTGGGTCAAGGAGCCGTCAGCAGTCAGAACATCCGTAGCACTGCTGCCATTACCTCAATGACTACAGCGACCTTTAGCCCAGCGAACGCCGCAGAGCTCAAGCCCCTGATCGTCCTCAACAGTGACATTGTTACAACCAGTATTCATCCAGCCACCGTCGTGCCATCTCCATCTTTTATCTCCTCACCTTGTTTTACAGAGACAGCTTCTACTTCCCCTTCCCTTGCTTCAAGTAGTAACACAGACCTCAACACGTCACACTGCATAGGTCGCAAAGCTCCGTCTCTCTCATCAGGTGTCATACCCTTTCGCCTTAGCAACGCGCCACTTGGCAACAATCAGAATCTCCTCggcctctcctccttccccccCACGACCTCCTGTCtcacttcttctctttccacCTCACTGTCTGCAACAACCATGTCAGGAGCGGAGGGACAGAACCAGAAAGGAAACGAGGAGCAGACCAGCACCACTTTGTTCCAGGAGATTCTGAAGCGACAGGAGGAGCAGGCCTACCTGGATCGGGTGGCTCGCCGCCGAGTGGAAGCCAGAGAGAAGAGgcgggagaggagggaggtacGGATGGCGGAGTCCCTCGGCAGGATAGCCACGGCCCTGGAGCTGCTCTCCTCCAAACATGACACAGTCATTGCCCTCCTGCAGAGACTGGCTGATCGGAAGTGA